A window of the Synchiropus splendidus isolate RoL2022-P1 chromosome 6, RoL_Sspl_1.0, whole genome shotgun sequence genome harbors these coding sequences:
- the gnrh2 gene encoding progonadoliberin-2: MSMSRLVLLLGLLLCIGAQLSHSQHWSHGWYPGGKRELDSFGPSEVSEEIKLCEAGECSYLRPQRRNFLRNLLLDTLARELQKRK; encoded by the exons ATGAGCATGTCCAGACTGGTTCTGCTGCTCGGGCTGCTGCTCTGTATCGGGGCGCAGCTGTCTCACAGCCAGCACTGGTCACATGGCTGGTACCCCGGAGGCAAGAGGGAGCTGGACTCATTCGGCCCATCAGAG GTTTCTGAGGAGATCAAGCTGTGTGAGGCGGGGGAGTGCAGCTACCTTCGGCCCCAGCGGAGGAACTTCCTGAGGAACCTCCTG CTGGACACTTTAGCTCGGGAGctgcagaagaggaagtga
- the zmat1 gene encoding zinc finger matrin-type protein 1 translates to MLKLKTPHKPCGGTTQHPDQFCTDDYCYLCSAGLQFESQRQSHYGGKKHAQKLKLHLHNKAAATSNGPQQTTMTDKDQFCQLCNMVFSSPVVAKSHYEGKVQSINLRKYNLGNSDSIGKVLPSVVAESSVDNSEGTEEPRSELDLKDPNNYCALCSASFNTPQMASQHYNRCKHQKNEARLKQLQDPQATIHVACKTCSLQFNPVERCQTHIQEIEHGSCEEDFKDMVREERVKQLEDKQRDGLVMRRERKKTKERVDTRTEEEERLWDDSILGC, encoded by the exons ATGCTCAAACTCAAAACGCCACACAAACCGTGTG GAGGCACCACGCAGCACCCGGATCAATTCTGCACTGATGACTACTGCTACTTGTGCAGTGCCGGGCTCCAATTTGAATCTCAGCGACAATCCCATTATGGG GGAAAGAAACATGCCCAGAAGCTGAAGTTACACCTGCACAACAAGGCGGCAGCAACTTCAAA TGGTCCACAGCAAACCACGATGACAGACAAGGATCAGTTCTGTCAGCTGTGTAACATGGTGTTCAGCTCCCCTGTGGTGGCAAAGTCTCATTACGAGGGCAAAGTTCAATCCATAAACCTTCGTAAATACAATCTTGGAAACTCAG ACTCTATCGGGAAGGTGTTGCCATCTGTGGTGGCAGAATCATCTGTTGATAACAGCGAGGGGACAGAAGAACCTAGGTCAGAGCTGGACCTGAAGGACCCCAACAACTACTGCGCTCTGTGTTCCGCCTCCTTCAACACCCCTCAAATGGCTTCTCAGCACTATAACAGATGCAAACACCAGAAGAACGAGGCCCGGCTGAAGCAGCTCCAAGACCCACAAG CCACCATCCATGTGGCGTGCAAGACGTGCAGCTTGCAGTTCAACCCTGTGGAGAGATGTCAGACACACATACAGGAAATCGAGCATG GTAGCTGTGAAGAAGACTTCAAAGACAtggtgagggaggagagagtgAAGCAGCTGGAGGACAAGCAGAGGGACGGGTTGGTGATGAGGCGGGAGAGGAAGAAAACCAAAGAGAGAGTGGACACGCgtacagaggaggaggagaggctgtgGGACGACTCCATCCTCGGGTGTTAA